The following proteins come from a genomic window of Alnus glutinosa chromosome 10, dhAlnGlut1.1, whole genome shotgun sequence:
- the LOC133879813 gene encoding uncharacterized protein LOC133879813 has translation MMEEESSKTKRAAFNDINRRDFLDVVLSWSLENIYDENLYKNQVENIPQEFESVQQYFGSYIYPLLEETRAQLHSSMEIISNAPFAEVIAFYESKPYGTRLYDVKVDSWRNRFSAPSKETYKTLPGDILVLADAKPEHVSDLQRTGRQWAFVTVTKIPEEEENENNSTSTSFKVKAMKDIGIQKSFFLMFLINATPNKRIWNALHMSGNMEIIKNVLNTNSLIEEDGGLYCAQRGGSWDEKFGISVTSELNESQTEAVMACLHKIHCDHKSTVELIWGPPGTGKTKTISTLLFKLLRMGCRTLTCAPTNAAITEVASRTLKLVKESFERDNGIGALFFPLGDILLFGNKERLQLDSNIEEIHLDYRVKRLTECLGPLTGWRHCFASMIDLLEDCVSQYKIFLENESLKETEHNNENEIKKEGDSVSKWKCNSFLDFLRKRFVSTSSSLKNCVLIFCTHLSKTCLLEQNFQNMVSLIGLLKSFETLLFQDNVESEVLEELFSSSEVAAGISQSFMDMPFLLYERRRECLSVLKTLNDSSNVLDLISVMSKQSIEEYCLQTASLLFCTTSSSFKLHSMAMRPLSILIIDEAAQLKECESTIPLQLPGLRHAILFGDECQLPAMVKSNISDEAGFGRSLFGRLSSLGHSKHLLNIQYRMHPSISFFPNLKFYHNQILDSPNVKMKGHEKHYLSWPMFGPYSFINIVGGREEKDDVGRSRRNMVEVAVVMKILLKLYKAWGGSEQKLSVGVISPYAAQVVAIREKLGRKYDNLDGFAVKVKSVDGFQGGEEDIIIISTVRSNCCESIEFVSNPQRTNAALTRARHCLWILGNERTLCNSKSVWEALVLDAKNRQCFFNADEDKDLTKAIVDVKNELEQFDDLLNGVSILFRSARWKVLFSDNFLKSFQKLKSVQTKKLVINCLLKLSSGWRPKKKRVDPICEGSSLILKQFKVEDLYVVCANDIVKDWSDVVKEFRYRQVLKIWDLLPLEDIPKLIKRLNSMFGKYTDDYINHCKERCLDGNLEVPKSWSCYLDIVRIKNLDSSEDGIDLSGSTSDGRSYVENVKVSESLMLMKFYSLSPSVVGHLLSNHDGSELDLPFEVTDRELEIILFPRSTFILGRSGTGKTTVLTMKLFQKEKLHHMAKDLFYGVKSTRPVNSEEQEAEETTSEKDETILRQLFVTVSHKLCYAVKQHVSHLKRAACGGNLSKGSSSIDIDDFDDASQFKDVPDTFVDVPPEAYPLVITFHDFLIMLDGTVGNSYFERFHEVRKHSLGKVRGGSVALQTFIRKKEVNYEMFSSSYWPHFNIQLTKNLDSSIVFTEIISHIKGGQQALESDDGKLSGEDYFSLSEDRVSNLNRQKREKIYEVFQNYEKMKVEKGDFDMADLVIDLHRRLRFERYEGDEIDFVYVDEVQDLTLSQIALFKYICRNVEEGFVFSGDTAQTIARGIDFRFQDIRSLFYKKFLLESKSCGHDKRKEKGIISDIFQLSQNFRTHDGVLKLSQSVIELLYHFFPQSIDRLQPETSLIYGEAPILLGSGNNQNTIITIFGNSGKAGKSIIGFGAEQVILVRDDQARKEITNYVGKQALVLTIVECKGLEFQDVLLYNFFGASPLKNQWRVIYKYMKEKDLLDSTSISFPSFNEAKHNVLCSELKQLYVAVTRTRQRLWICENVEEFCMPMFDYWKKKCLVQVRQLDDSLAQAMQVASSPEEWRSRGIKLYREYNYEMATLCFERAEDTYWERRSKASGLRATADRMRHSNPKAANAILREAAEIFEAIGKADSAAQCFSDLGEYERAGRLYLEKCGESELKRAGECFSLAGCYELAADVYAKGCFFSDCLEVCTKGKLFDNGFQKQHGTADFGVVRMGKEIGKIAQEFLESCARHYHKLKDSRSMMKFVKAFQSIDLIREFLKSNGCLDELIMLEEESGNFLVAADMARQIGDILHEANLLGKARNFKEASLLFLFYVLSNSLWVPGSKGWPLNQFPQKQELLENAKTFAKNGSENFFAFVCLEADILSSEQSNLDSMMENYLNAAQRHKSVGGEIICARKILDDHLHSNFSENVWEDNFVFDLIKHSKQKIATNQISLETLVCFWNLWKDKIVNIIEYLKCPETQVRNEYGDFCLNYFGVRKQFQNDKAIYLLLNPDADWVRQLDNKFILRNRKVVSINFHQFVSTARNYWCSELFFVGMKVLGRVKALYNLSLKNPPSMFRQSMSLTHIYEVAKSLLESQYLDLKVHNKELWKYVELSTNNIVDYIFPLDWQKSLAENIFCLRGTEVMKNLLKQVIRKNIISKGRLTYGQIGRVVMVILGLGKLDNDLCKEILDRFDVSYGNGLWKTFIQTLFVNMGSKFPHHTMPDNSSESLILTLNEALVNTFGANWKKENDYMSPGCFLYLVERLLILASYSQGYFITSKSSFAEWFIYQEGDTSPDSTSMAEMQPLLKRIYHFVVKEVVMPLIYNMKETMEWIKKSHLLFDLLRRSYITEQLPWGFYDVLRRRLKHFNNVNAIAEAFKKINNPLVIVSLGKNCSEFRCPDAIFVDMTVKQCREDIIRVLFPKTAKELQGQTGIIEVETTNSCSEVLSSGGYDQEGCELAFSNSVLNNMNGSKLPMDYSCFWEMFESLKSLENGRDPKSFLANAQVIKVDVDKSIHLLNNVVNESLQNTIYHDDENPLQEVDCMLDELKQLSAALGVSEPELGKNMSTIEQLSKKLLSRMPNVEPILSQQFLQHGTNILVETSETRSTSVDQDDEDNGSKGKTNSSSDKGKSKALEANSENSQKTENKGKGNKSRKKKNRKGGKNK, from the exons GTAGAAAATATTCCACAGGAGTTTGAATCTGTTCAGCAGTATTTTGGGTCATACATTTACCCCTTACTGGAAGAAACTCGTGCACAACTGCATTCAAGTATGGAGATTATATCAAACGCTCCTTTCGCTGAAGTAATAGCATTTTATGAATCTAAGCCATATGGAACGAGGTTGTATGATGTTAAGGTTGATTCTTGGAGAAACAGATTCAGTGCTCCTAGCAAGGAGACCTACAAAACCCTGCCTGGAGATATATTAGTTTTAGCAGATGCTAAACCCGAGCATGTTTCTGATTTACAAAGAACAGGAAGGCAATGGGCTTTTGTAACGGTCACTAAAATcccagaggaagaagaaaacgaGAATAATAGCACATCTACTAGTTTTAAAGTCAAGGCGATGAAAGACATTGGgatccagaaatcattttttttaatgttcttgATAAATGCAACCCCTAACAAGAGAATATGGAATGCGTTGCACATGTCTGGGAATATGGAGATTATCAAAAACGTTTTGAACACTAATTCTTTG ATTGAGGAAGATGGTGGTCTCTATTGTGCTCAGAGAGGTGGGAGCTGGGATGAGAAATTTGGGATCAGTGTTACTTCTGAACTGAATGAATCCCAAACCGAGGCAGTTATGGCATGTCTCCATAAGATACATTGCGACCACAAATCAACTGTGGAACTTATATGGGGTCCTCCGGGTACagggaaaacaaaaaccattagTACACTGCTCTTTAAACTATTAAGAATGGGATGTAGGACTCTTACCTGTGCCCCAACGAATGCTGCAATCACAGAAGTGGCCTCTCGCACCCTAAAGCTGGTGAAAGAATCCTTTGAAAGAGACAATGGGATTGGTGCTTTGTTTTTCCCATTGGGAGATATTCTCTTATTTGGGAATAAGGAGCGGCTGCAACTTGATTCAAACATTGAAGAGATACATTTGGATTATAGGGTCAAAAGGCTTACAGAGTGCTTAGGACCTCTGACTGGTTGGAGGCATTGTTTTGCTTCAATGATTGATCTTCTTGAAGATTGTGTTTCTCAGTATAAAATCTTCTTGGAGAATGAATCTCTCAAAGAGACAGAACACaacaatgaaaatgaaataaaaaaggaagGTGATAGCGTTAGCAAGTGGAAGTGCAActcatttcttgattttttgagGAAAAGATTTGTTTCTACTTCATCATCACTCAAAAATTGTGTTCTCATCTTTTGTACACATTTATCAAAAACATGCCTTCTGGaacaaaatttccaaaacatgGTCTCTCTTATTGGCCTACTTAAGTCTTTTGAAACCTTGTTGTTTCAAGATAATGTGGAATCTGAAGTACTGGAGGAGCTTTTTTCTAGTTCAGAAGTAGCTGCAGGTATATCTCAATCATTTATGGATATGCCATTCCTGTTGTATGAAAGGAGAAGAGAATGTTTGTCTGTTTTAAAGACTCTTAACGATTCGTCTAATGTACTTGACCTTATAAGTGTTATGAGCAAACAGTCAATAGAGGAATATTGTCTTCAAACAGCTTCCTTACTTTTTTGCACTACTTCAAGTTCTTTTAAGCTGCACTCAATGGCAATGAGACCACTGAGCATTCTGATTATTGATGAAGCTGCACAGTTGAAGGAGTGCGAGTCAACCATACCATTGCAACTTCCGGGTTTAAGGCATGCTATTCTTTTTGGCGATGAGTGCCAATTACCAGCAATGGTTAAAAGCAAT ATTTCTGATGAAGCTGGCTTTGGGAGAAGTTTATTTGGGAGATTGAGCTCATTGGGTCACT CAAAACATCTTCTCAATATACAGTACCGAATGCATCCATCCATAAGTTTCTtcccaaatttgaaattttatcacAATCAGATCTTAGATTCTCCAAATGTTAAAATGAAAGGCCACGAAAAGCACTATCTTTCCTGGCCAATGTTTGGTCCCtattcttttataaatatagtaggtggaagagaagagaaggatgATGTTGGGCGTAGTAGAAGGAACATGGTTGAGGTTGCTGTTGTTATGAAAATACTGCTGAAATTATACAAAG CTTGGGGTGGTTCGGAACAGAAACTCAGTGTTGGTGTTATATCTCCTTACGCTGCCCAAGTAGTTGCAATTCGAGAGAAACTTGGACGGAAGTATGATAACCTTGATGGGTTTGCAGTGAAGGTTAAATCAGTTGATGGGTTCCAGGGTGGGGAAGAggacataataataatatcaactGTAAGATCTAATTGTTGTGAATCAATTGAGTTCGTATCAAATCCTCAGAGAACTAATGCTGCTCTCACAAGGGCTAG GCACTGTCTATGGATTTTAGGAAATGAAAGAACTCTTTGTAATAGTAAATCTGTTTGGGAAGCCTTAGTCCTTGATGCTAAGAATCGTCAATGTTTCTTTAATGCTGATGAAGATAAGGATTTGACCAAAGCAATAGTGGATGTGAAGAATGAGTTAGAACAATTTGATGATTTGCTCAATGGGGTTAGCATACTTTTCAGAAGTGCTAGGTGGAAG GTTCTTTTCAGTGATAACTTTCTGAAATCATTTCAAAAACTGAAGTCCGTACAGACAAAGAAGTTAGTTATAAACTGTCTATTGAAACTTTCCAGCGGCTGGAGACCCAAGAAGAAACGTGTAGATCCCATTTGTGAAGGTTCTTCACTGATTTTAAAGCAATTTAAGGTTGAAGATCTTTATGTTGTTTGTGCAAATGACATAGTAAAAGATTGGAGTGACGTGGTGAAAGAATTTAGGTACCGTCAAGTTTTGAAGATCTGGGATTTATTACCTTTAGAGGATATTCCAAAATTAATCAAACGTCTTAATAGTATGTTTGGAAAATATACAGATGACTATATTAATCACTGCAAAGAGAGATGTCTTGACGG GAATTTGGAAGTTCCAAAAAGTTGGTCATGTTATTTAGATATTGTCAGGATTAAGAATCTTGATAGCAGTGAAGATGGGATCGATTTAAGCGGTTCTACTTCTGATGGTAGAAGTTATGTTGAGAATGTAAAGGTGAGTGAGAGTCTGATGCTGATGAAATTCTACTCCTTATCACCAAGTGTTGTGGGCCACTTGCTCTCTAATCATGATGGTAGCGAATTGGATCTTCCATTTGAAGTAACTGACCGAGAGTTGGAGATAATCCTTTTTCCTAGAAGTACCTTTATACTTGGACGGTCAGGTACCGGGAAAACAACAGTTTTGACTATGAagttatttcaaaaagaaaaactacaccATATGGCAAAAGACTTATTTTATGGTGTCAAGAGTACTAGACCTGTGAATAGTGAGGAACAGGAGGCTGAGGAGACTACTTCAGAAAAAGACGAAACTATACTGCGCCAGCTTTTCGTGACAGTTAGTCATAAACTATGTTATGCTGTCAAACAACATGTTTCTCACTTGAAAAG AGCTGCCTGTGGTGGTAATTTGTCAAAAGGAAGTAGTTCAATTGAtattgatgattttgatgatgCATCTCAATTCAAGGATGTCCCTGATACTTTTGTTGATGTTCCACCCGAGGCATACCCTCTTGTCATTACATTTCATGATTTTCTGATAATGCTTGATGGAACTGTGGGTAATTCATACTTTGAAAGATTCCATGAAGTAAGAAAACATTCTCTTGGTAAGGTTCGTGGTGGATCAGTTGCCTTGCAGACTTTTATAAGGAAGAAAGAAGTTAATTATGAAATGTTTAGTTCATCATACTGGCCCCATTTCAATATCCAACTGACTAAGAATCTGGACTCTTCAATAGTTTTTACAGAGATTATTTCTCATATAAAAGGTGGCCAACAAGCTCTAGAGTCAGATGATGGCAAACTCAGTGGTGAAGACTATTTTTCACTATCAGAGGACCGAGTGTCCAATTTAAATagacagaagagagagaaaatatatgaagtctttcaaaattatgaaaaaatgaaggttGAAAAGGGTGACTTTGATATGGCTGATCTTGTAATTGATCTTCATCGTCGATTGAGATTTGAAAGATATGAGGGTGATGAAATTGATTTTGTATATGTGGATGAGGTGCAGGATCTCACATTAAGCCAAATTGCACTATTCAAATATATCTGCAGAAATGTAGAAGaaggttttgttttctctgGTGACACTGCACAAACAATTGCAAGAGGAATTGATTTTAGATTTCAGGATATACGATCTCTGTTCTACAAGAAGTTTCTACTGGAATCTAAAAGCTGTGGGcatgataaaagaaaagagaaagggatAATCTCAGATATTTTCCAATTGAGCCAGAATTTCCGTACTCATGATGGGGTTCTTAAACTATCGCAGAGTGTTATTGAACttctttatcatttctttccccAATCTATTGATCGTTTGCAGCCCGAGACTAGTCTTATATACGGTGAAGCTCCAATCTTGCTTGGATCAGGGAACAATCAAAACACAATCATTACTATTTTCGGAAATAGTGGAAAAGCTGGAAAGAGCATTATTGGCTTTGGTGCAGAGCAGGTAATATTGGTACGGGATGATCAAGCTCGGAAGGAAATTACCAATTATGTTGGGAAGCAAGCTCTTGTTCTAACTATTGTGGAGTGCAAGGGCCTTGAGTTTCAG GATgtattgttgtacaacttttttGGCGCATCACCTCTGAAAAATCAGTGGAGGgtgatatataaatatatgaagGAGAAAGATTTACTCGACTCAACTTCTATCTCTTTCCCAAGTTTCAATGAGGCTAAGCACAATGTCTTGTGCTCAGAACTGAAGCAACTTTATGTGGCTGTCACTCGTACGAGGCAGAGGTTGTGGATCTGTGAGAATGTAGAGGAGTTCTGCATGCCTATGTTTGACTATTGGAAGAAAAAGTGTCTTGTCCAAGTCAGACAGCTGGATGACTCACTTGCTCAGGCAATGCAAGTTGCCAGCAGCCCAGAGGAGTGGAGGTCGCGGGGCATCAAG TTGTATCGTGAGTATAACTATGAAATGGCAACACTTTGCTTTGAGAGAGCTGAAGATACTTATTGGGAAAGAAGGTCTAAGGCTTCTGGCCTAAGAGCTACTGCTGACCGCATGCGCCATTCGAATCCTAAAGCGGCAAATGCGATCCTTAGGGAAGCTGCTGAAATATTTGAAGCCATAGGCAAGGCTGATTCTGCTGCCCAATGTTTCTCAGATTTGGGGGAGTATGAAAGAGCAG GGAGGCTTTATTTGGAAAAATGTGGCGAATCTGAGCTGAAAAGAGCCGGCGAATGCTTTTCTCTAGCTGGATGCTATGAACTTGCAGCTGATGTTTATGCTAAGGGCTGTTTTTTCTCAGACTGTTTGGAAGTTTGCACCAAAGGAAAATTATTTGACAATGGTTTTCA gaAACAACATGGAACTGCAGATTTTGGTGTGGTTAGAATGGGAAAAGAAATAGGCAAAATTGCACAAGAGTTTCTAGAGAGTTGTGCTCGTCATTATCACAAGCTTAAGGATAGCAGATCCATGATGAAATTCGTTAAAGCTTTTCAATCCATAGATTTGATTCGCGAGTTCTTGAAATCCAATGGCTGTCTTGATGAGCTTATTATGTTGGAAGAAGAATCAGGAAACTTCTTGGTGGCTGCAGACATGGCGAGGCAGATAGGAGATATTCTACATGAAGCTAATCTCCTGGGGAAGGCTAGGAATTTCAAAGAAGCATCcttgttatttcttttctatgtTCTCTCCAACTCACTTTGGGTGCCTGGAAGCAAAGGCTGGCCGTTAAATCAGTTTCCACAGAAGCAGGAGCTTTTAGAAAATGCCAAGACATTTGCAAAGAATGGGTCAGAAAACTTTTTTGCATTTGTTTGTCTTGAGGCTGATATTTTATCAAGTGAGCAGAGTAACTTGGACTCCATGATGGAAAATTATTTGAATGCAGCTCAGAGACATAAGAGTGTTGGAGGTGAAATAATATGTGCTCGAAAAATTCTAGACGATCATCTTCATTCAAACTTCTCAGAGAATGTATGGGAAGATAATTTTGTTTTCGATCTGATAAAGCATTCAAAGCAGAAGATTGCTACAAATCAGATTTCCTTAGAAACACTGGTTTGCTTTTGGAATCTTTGGAAAGATAAGATTGTGAACATTATTGAATACCTCAAGTGTCCTGAAACCCAAGTTCGTAATGAATATGGAGATTTCTGCTTGAATTACTTTGGAGTGCGGAAGCAgtttcagaatgataaagctatCTATCTTTTGCTCAACCCTGATGCTGATTGGGTGAGACAATTGGATAATAAATTCATTCTTCGGAACAGGAAGGTGGTTTCTATCAATTTTCACCAGTTTGTTTCGACTGCTCGAAATTACTGGTGTTcagaattattttttgttggtatgAAGGTTTTGGGCAGAGTTAAAGCCCTTTATAATTTGTCATTAAAGAATCCCCCCTCCATGTTCCGCCAAAGCATGTCTCTTACTCATATCTATGAGGTTGCAAAGTCTCTTTTGGAATCCCAATATCTGGACCTCAAGGTCCATAATAAGGAATTGTGGAAATATGTCGAACTTTCCACTAATAATATCGTTGACTACATATTTCCTTTGGACTGGCAGAAATCATTGGCAGAGAACATATTTTGTTTGAGAGGAACTGAGGTTATGAAGAATTTACTAAAACAAGTCATACGTAAAAACATCATCTCAAAGGGTAGGCTGACTTATGGGCAAATTGGAAGAGTTGTAATGGTAATTCTTGGATTGGGTAAGCTTGACAATGATTTATGTAAGGAGATTTTGGATAGGTTTGATGTGAGTTACGGGAATGGGCTCTGGAAGACCTTCATTCAAACTCTCTTTGTGAATATGGGATCAAAATTTCCACATCATACCATGCCTGACAATAGTAGTGAATCTCTTATTCTGACTCTCAATGAAGCTTTGGTAAATACTTTCGGGGCAAactggaagaaagaaaatgactATATGTCACCTGGTTGTTTTTTGTATCTTGTTGAGCGCCTACTGATCTTGGCATCATACTCCCAGGGTTACTTTATCACTTCAAAGTCTTCTTTTGCTGAATGGTTTATCTACCAAGAGGGAGATACCAGCCCAGATTCCACTTCTATGGCTGAAATGCAACCATTGCTTAAAAGAATCTACCACTTTGTTGTCAAGGAAGTTGTTATGCCGCTTATTTATAATATGAAGGAAACAATGGAATGGATCAAAAAGTCTC ATTTACTTTTTGATTTGCTTCGAAGGAGCTATATTACTGAGCAACTTCCATGGGGCTTTTATGATGTCCTTAGGAGAAGATTGAAACATTTCAACAATGTAAATGCGATTGCTgaagcatttaaaaaaattaacaatcctCTTGTAATTGTGAGTTTGGGAAAAAATTGTTCAGAATTTCGATGCCCAGATGCCATTTTTGTGGACATGACGGTAAAACAGTGCAGGGAGGACATTATAAGAGTCTTGTTTCCAAAGACAGCCAAAGAATTGCAAGGTCAAACTGGAATTATTGAAGTGGAAACTACTAATTCTTGCAGTGAAGTGCTTTCATCCGGCGGTTATGATCAGGAAGGCTGTGAACTTGCATTTTCAAACTCTGTTTTGAACAACATGAATGGAAGCAAGCTGCCAATGGACTATAGTTGCTTTTGGGAAATGTTTGAATCATTAAAGTCATTGGAGAATGGTAGAGATCCAAAGAGCTTTTTGGCCAATGCTCAAGTAATCAAG GTGGATGTTGACAAAAGTATTCACCTTCTAAATAATGTTGTGAACGAAAGCCTTCAGAACACTATTTACCATGATGATGAAAACCCATTGCAGGAAGTAGACTGCATGCTTGATGAACTGAAGCAACTTTCTGCTGCATTGGGTGTGAG TGAACCGGAGCTTGGGAAGAATATGTCAACAATTGAACAACTTTCCAAGAAATTGCTGTCAAGAATGCCAAATGTGGAACCTATCTTGAGTCAGCAATTCTTGCAACACGGCACAAACATTCTGGTTGAGACATCAGAAACTAGAAGTACATCTGTTGACCAGGATGATGAGGACAACGGTAGCAAGGGCAAGACAAATAGTAGTTCTGATAAGGGTAAGTCAAAGGCTTTAGAAGCCAACAGTGAAAACAgtcagaaaacagaaaacaaggGGAAGGGAAACAAGTCcaggaaaaagaagaatcgTAAAGGAGGCAAGAATAAATAA